The Deltaproteobacteria bacterium genome includes the window GGGATCGGTTTCTTGGCCAAAGGCTTCAACCAATGCCGGTACAAGTTCTTCCTCCGCTTCGAGCAGCGTGGTCATCGCGGCCTCGTCATCGCCGGCGCGAAAGGCTTTTAGGCTGTCAATTATTTTGTCGTTCATACTTGTCTCCGCGGCGATGATCTGTGGAGCGCTTCCTCTCCCTCGACGGGAGAGGATTGAGGTGAGGGTGCTCAATTGAATTCCCCTCATCCTAACCTTCTCCCGCAAGGGGAGAAGGGATCGAGGGGCGAACCAGATTCATCGTAGTGTGCTTCTTAATTGGTGTTAACGCTGCCAGATTTCGATCAGCTCCTTCGACTCCACCACATCGGCGAATTTTTCAATGCGCTTGAGCGCGGCGTTGTGGCCTTCTTCGGTATAAGTCCCGACGCAGTCGCGGACGATGACCATGGAGTGGCCGCGATTGTGGCCGTCGCGTACGGTCATCTCGACGCCGCCGTCGGTGGTGCAGCCGATCATGACGGTCGTCGTCGCGCCGATGTTGTGCATGATGGTTTCGAACTCGTTACCGATGAACATGCTCGGCCGTCTTTTATCGATGACGATATCTTCCGGCGCCGGTTTGAACGGTGCCATGATTTCCCAGTTGGTGCTGCCCTTCAGGCGGCGCGGTTTCAATTTGCTCGGGTGATCGACTTTCTCGTTCTTCATCGCCCGGCGAATCCAGGTAGTCGCTTCTTCGCTCCAGAGAAACGGCGTCTGGCGCGTGTAGACCGTCTTGATTCCCGCCTTGGCCGCGGCGGCGATGAGCGGCGGCGCATTGCGGATCAGCGCGTCTTTGTTGAACGAGCCGCCGGCCTGATCGTTCTGCATGTCCCAGACCAGCAGGACGGTGCATTTGGGATCGACCACTTCTTTCAATTCGTTGGAAATTTGTCGGCCGGCGAATTCAATCATAATTGTGCCTTTCGGAGAGAACGATGGGTTTCGCTGCGCTCAACCCATCCTACGAACTTTGATATTGTTGCAAAGCTCCCGGCTCCGGACAGTAAGGCAAGCAGTCGGCGCAGCCGGTGCATTCGCTTTCGATCACTTCGTACATGTGATGGATGTCCTGCATCTTGGGATGGACGGCGCGCTCGGGGCAGACTTCGCGGCACAGGCCGCAGGCGATGCAGAGGGATTCGACGATTTTGACTTTCATAGTTCTGGGTCTTGTAGGTTTATTGTGAAGGTTATTTCACCACGAAGGACACGAAGAACGCGAAGTTCGGGGTAATATTTTTCGAAGCCTTCGTGTCCTTCGTGCCTTCGTGGTGATTTCGACTCTTCTCATAAACGACCACAATTCGATTGGCTCTACGCGTTGCCGCCCAGCGCCCGGCTTGGTTCCGGCGCCCAGGGGCGCAGGAGAAAATCGAAGACTTCTTCGATGGGTTTTTGATCTTCGGGCGTCAGAGCGTAGGCGTCGATTTGATATTTGCCTTCCATGAAGTGCATCAACTCTTCTGCCGACTGGCTGTGCAGTTGGTGGCGAATCAGCTCGTCATCGATGATGCTGAGCGTAGCGGCGATGCCGAGGCAGGCCATCGATTCGTTATAGTAGTGTTGGCCGGCGCGGGCCAGCGGATGGATGTGCGGGAACATGGCGGTCATGCCGAAATAGGAAAGCTTTGGCTGAGTGTTCGCCCGCGCATCGTCCATCAATTCTTCTTCGCGCTCGATAAAGCCGCCGCGCAACATGACATCGGCGTGGAGCTGGCCATGCTTCACTTCGTCCCAGATTTGCCGCGCGCGCATGCGTTGCAGATCGATATATTTCTGCTGTTCGCTAATTTCTACCGAGAGAATCTGCGTCGACATTTGCTTGAGCGACATGAACGGGCCTTCGGCGGCGTAACCGCCACGCGCGCGCGCGGCTTTGTATTCGTCGCTGCCGGACGCCAAGTCGTTCTCCG containing:
- a CDS encoding cysteine hydrolase, with product MIEFAGRQISNELKEVVDPKCTVLLVWDMQNDQAGGSFNKDALIRNAPPLIAAAAKAGIKTVYTRQTPFLWSEEATTWIRRAMKNEKVDHPSKLKPRRLKGSTNWEIMAPFKPAPEDIVIDKRRPSMFIGNEFETIMHNIGATTTVMIGCTTDGGVEMTVRDGHNRGHSMVIVRDCVGTYTEEGHNAALKRIEKFADVVESKELIEIWQR
- a CDS encoding 4Fe-4S dicluster domain-containing protein; translated protein: MKVKIVESLCIACGLCREVCPERAVHPKMQDIHHMYEVIESECTGCADCLPYCPEPGALQQYQSS